The region AAGGCACCCATTGCCTTGAGTGTGTCTCATGACAGGCAGGGAGGGCACAGTGCATAAGGTGTGGGAGACACAATGTGTGAGGTGTGGGAGACCCCTGCGCAACACACTCTCCTAGCTGTTTATACATGCTCAGTTGCTTCTAGCGCCTACTTCCGTAGCATGGAAtggctccttgacctgaggcagattgtgaaccaccccgagatgttggccatgatcagcgatgaagatgaagacttgcttagctacgtgatcgacttggaggtcagaactagtgagactgaggctggaaggttgagcggggaaggataagagaagcaattctttcaggcaaacagaaaagggtaggtgacctgaaaagaaattttagccttctccactttgtcatgacaggtggaggaaatcaggcatcccattcactgctgcaagatCATGATGTTCTTTCGGGACAACCCGTACTTCcggaataaagtgattattaaggaatatctcattaatgtcaccggtaggaggtggatcccaggatgggtagtgaaggtgttgggtttatcatcgtcagcatgctccaaccccttcctgtatacttttcttccctgcaggatatagggcatctcattccactccagttcagtggtatcaggattatgaacatgaggcttatagccgcaggcaccacaacagcagtgttaacttcttcttcaactggttttctgaccacaactttgcaggatctaacaggatcgctgaggtagggcctcactgcgaaaattcagaaatgaccaggGAGGGTTCCCAGCCTTCTTGGGAATGGTGTCTGAACCCTGAGCGGTCCTGTCCCGGTTCCCCTAACAGATCATCTGTGAAGACCTATGGCTCAATCCCCTGCGGtaccacatgaggatgcaggtgcctggacagggaaccgagagggcaggtgagcagctcgggaagtaggggctgaaatgcatgtttttgggtacctggacactcatttcacaagtgtagaaattgaaagacagggagtgacacaaaccaggtcacccagggcatcaagatgaaacaggaacattggagaaactgcactgcaaaacaagttagagctggggaagcttaagcccactgcactgtagtcagtgtccggagtcgtttggacagaagcaaagttcaatcctttacttctctgaacttaattccatgacagccaaccccaccctcagtcatttctccagccccttaaattttggctcatcaaatgttcctcctttcaccctttccacaaaaggctatgaatatttgtacagtctctcattcctttctctcatcaattttccattttggtaatcaggtgtctttt is a window of Cynocephalus volans isolate mCynVol1 chromosome X, mCynVol1.pri, whole genome shotgun sequence DNA encoding:
- the LOC134368665 gene encoding testis-specific Y-encoded protein 9-like encodes the protein MGDSHYLFIHWSWSNSSGVGVAGRLGPMTTAERAKTCACTRCRARPRGSRKFPEPEAACGSASLAAACGVQLKAFGLAYPSLEALQLEMEPVNNQARMAFACLRQNLVQRRRTLLGHRRSIIQGIPGFWAKAIVNHPEMLAMISDEDEDLLSYVIDLEVEEIRHPIHCCKIMMFFRDNPYFRNKVIIKEYLINVTGYRASHSTPVQWYQDYEHEAYSRRHHNSSVNFFFNWFSDHNFAGSNRIAEIICEDLWLNPLRYHMRMQVPGQGTERA